The Acidimicrobiales bacterium genomic sequence CCTCAACCTGCTCGGCTGGGCTCCACAACAGCTACCAGACGGACTGGGTCTGGACTAATGCCCAAACTGAACCCGGTCCCGGTCTAAGAGTTAGACCAAAAACGAAACGACACACCGCCGGAACGATGCGTCGTAGCCAACCACCGGAGAAATCCAGAGTTGGGCGGATCAGTCAGTGACGATGTCAACCAGTTTGCGACCACCACGGCGACCGAACTTAACCCGACCATCAGCCGTAGCGAACAGCGTGTCATCGCCCCCACGACCAACATTCTCCCCGGCATGGAACTTGGTGCCCCTCTGGCGAATGATGATGCTGCCAGCAGTCACCTGACCGCCATCGTAAACCTTGACGCCTAGACGCTGTGCGTTGGAGTCGCGGCCGTTGCGGGTAGACCCGCCGCCCTTGGTGTTTGTCATGCCGTCAGCCCCTCGTGATTCCGGTGATCTCGATCTCGGCCAGATGCTGGCGGTGGCCCCACCGGCGACGCTGGTTGCTCTTGTTCTTGTAGGTGAAGCCACGGATCTTCGCTCCCTTGGCATCACCGACGATGCGAGCGGACACGCTCGCACCAGATAGGGCTTCCGGAGTAGCCAGAACATCGTCACCGTCAACGAGCATCACCGGCCTCAACTCGACTTCGCTGTCCACCGCTCCCAGGC encodes the following:
- the rpmA gene encoding 50S ribosomal protein L27; this translates as MTNTKGGGSTRNGRDSNAQRLGVKVYDGGQVTAGSIIIRQRGTKFHAGENVGRGGDDTLFATADGRVKFGRRGGRKLVDIVTD
- a CDS encoding bL21 family ribosomal protein, which translates into the protein LGAVDSEVELRPVMLVDGDDVLATPEALSGASVSARIVGDAKGAKIRGFTYKNKSNQRRRWGHRQHLAEIEITGITRG